One Microbacterium sp. No. 7 genomic window carries:
- a CDS encoding branched-chain amino acid ABC transporter permease — translation MNLDYELLLILLGINAIGALGFYFTLSSGQFSLAHGALFGIGGYAGGYVSTALGMPLPVALVAGFVVAAVVGGVLARLLARVRGLYFAVATLAFGVVAMELVKRIPGLGGAFGLGGIPRYTSLVVVLVVLVVVAVAVYLFDRSPLYVAHAAARVDQDAAVVMGIDVARTRGIAFAIGGGIAGMAGVLYAGFTTIVSADTGSFTHSLAFLLMVVIGGANSWRGPILGAAIWTAMPELLRATDEWRMVVFGVAAIAIIVWRPQGIIPRRIFRPRRAERRHAVEPASGAGG, via the coding sequence ATGAACCTCGACTACGAGCTGCTCCTGATCCTGCTCGGCATCAATGCGATCGGTGCCCTGGGCTTCTACTTCACCCTCTCCAGCGGCCAGTTCTCGCTCGCGCACGGCGCGTTGTTCGGCATCGGCGGATACGCGGGCGGATACGTCTCGACGGCGCTCGGCATGCCGCTGCCCGTCGCCCTCGTCGCGGGCTTCGTCGTGGCGGCGGTCGTCGGCGGCGTTCTGGCACGGCTGCTGGCACGGGTGCGCGGTCTGTACTTCGCGGTCGCGACCCTCGCCTTCGGCGTCGTCGCGATGGAGCTCGTCAAACGCATCCCCGGTCTGGGCGGCGCTTTCGGCCTCGGCGGCATCCCGCGCTATACGAGCCTCGTCGTCGTGCTCGTCGTCCTGGTCGTCGTGGCGGTCGCCGTGTACCTGTTCGATCGATCGCCGCTCTACGTCGCGCACGCCGCGGCCCGCGTCGATCAGGATGCCGCAGTCGTGATGGGCATCGACGTGGCGCGCACACGCGGCATCGCGTTCGCGATCGGCGGCGGCATCGCGGGCATGGCCGGCGTGCTGTACGCGGGCTTCACGACGATCGTGTCGGCCGACACCGGCAGCTTCACCCACAGCCTGGCGTTCCTGCTCATGGTCGTCATCGGCGGCGCGAACAGCTGGCGGGGCCCCATCCTCGGCGCGGCCATCTGGACGGCGATGCCCGAGCTGCTGCGCGCGACCGACGAGTGGCGCATGGTCGTCTTCGGCGTCGCGGCGATCGCGATCATCGTCTGGCGGCCGCAGGGCATCATCCCACGACGCATCTTCCGTCCGCGCCGCGCCGAGAGGCGGCACGCCGTCGAGCCGGCGTCCGGAGCAGGCGGATGA
- a CDS encoding SDR family NAD(P)-dependent oxidoreductase: MSDTTPALVNPFTVEGQVLLVSGGGGAIGGAIGRVFARSGGAKVAVADLAGNPRHHELAAELRAEGFEAVAVDGDITVEAEANALVAQVENELGPVDILVNNAGIASQTPFWETTFDDWLRGLNVHLNGSYLLTRAVVNGMRERGRGSLIQMSSIAAQQGTLTGDAAYSTAKAGLVGFTKTLAQTLGPFGIRANAIAPGVVDTPLLHSVHNEESLGRILARVPMRSLIDPVEIANVALFLASPGSAQVTGLTVDVGGMVMR, encoded by the coding sequence ATGTCCGACACCACCCCCGCCCTCGTCAATCCGTTCACCGTCGAGGGGCAGGTGCTGCTCGTCTCCGGCGGCGGCGGCGCGATCGGCGGCGCGATCGGCCGGGTCTTCGCCCGGTCGGGCGGTGCGAAGGTCGCCGTCGCCGACCTGGCCGGCAACCCGCGGCACCACGAGCTCGCGGCCGAGCTGCGCGCGGAGGGCTTCGAGGCGGTCGCCGTCGACGGCGACATCACCGTCGAGGCCGAGGCGAACGCGCTCGTCGCGCAGGTCGAGAACGAGCTCGGTCCCGTCGACATCCTCGTCAACAACGCGGGCATCGCCAGCCAGACGCCGTTCTGGGAGACCACGTTCGACGACTGGCTGCGCGGGCTCAACGTGCATCTGAACGGCAGCTACCTGCTCACCCGTGCCGTCGTGAACGGCATGCGCGAGCGCGGGCGCGGCTCTCTCATCCAGATGAGCTCGATCGCCGCGCAGCAGGGCACGCTCACGGGCGACGCGGCGTACTCGACGGCCAAGGCCGGCCTGGTCGGCTTCACCAAGACGCTCGCGCAGACGCTCGGCCCCTTCGGCATCCGTGCCAACGCGATCGCCCCGGGGGTCGTCGACACGCCGCTGCTGCACTCCGTGCACAACGAGGAGAGCCTGGGCCGCATCCTCGCGCGGGTGCCGATGCGCTCGCTCATCGACCCGGTCGAGATCGCCAACGTCGCGCTGTTCCTCGCCTCGCCCGGATCGGCGCAGGTCACGGGCCTCACGGTCGACGTCGGCGGCATGGTCATGCGTTGA